In Salmo salar chromosome ssa15, Ssal_v3.1, whole genome shotgun sequence, one genomic interval encodes:
- the LOC106572621 gene encoding V-type proton ATPase subunit S1: protein MAGSESSSKMRTKMAFIALLFALLSTGSCSSPVPLVMWSSEGYTLPQHASPAAGHIISHVQLLAYLNSALGSAPHNVLLFLQDKLSKDDFTRYGGVFGNKQDSAFPNLESALQSSSSLLVLPALSWLGASAVPSLLQEKLGVSPLSVDPDTLEHLHLNASGNTLLVINLPYSSGAYLSCKDVLRNNDEVIGKVLSIMKAQSVPYVAIYTGLKPSRVIEEPSLIGQSSMSRSLLQAVVDEVKPPLMFNSTRGPCIMLWAQNLNVSFSDKEWIDLGPSTFASGGSVSTSGSFCNETNSQLVLDYGSSVSPYNPFRLIFSMSQRRYPVSARNWFTLDTVELVFNTQTATYNGSHGIYAPAEYSFHCQNVNNFRNALLVPRTQNANQWRILFTDFQIQGFSILNGTTDFSYASDCAGFFTPGIWMGLITSLLMLLILTYGLHMIMQLRSMDRFDDPKGPSISVPQSE, encoded by the exons TTGTAATGTGGTCCAGTGAAGG GTACACCTTACCACAGCATGCATCTCCCGCTGCTGGTCACATAATATCTCATGTCCAGCTGTTGGCCTACCTAAATTCTGCTCTGGGGTCTGCCCCACACAATGTGCTGCTCTTCCTACAGGACAAG CTGAGCAAAGATGACTTCACAAGGTATGGAGGAGTTTTTGGAAACAAGCAAGACAGTGCCTTTCCTAACCTGGAG TCTGCATTACAGTCATCGTCTTCACTGTTGGTGCTGCCTGCCCTGTCATGGCTAGGTGCTAGTGCGGTCCCAAGCCTGCTACAGGAGAAGCTGGGTGTTTCCCCACTCAGCGTAGACCCAGACACACTGGAGCATCTGCACCTCAATGCCTCAGGAAACACTCTGCTGGTTATCAACCTGCCATATTCTTCTGG TGCTTACCTGTCCTGTAAGGATGTCCTGCGTAACAATG aTGAGGTCATTGGTAAGGTTCTGAGCATCATGAAAGCCCAGAGTGTGCCCTACGTTGCCATTTACACTGGGCTCAAGCCCTCAAGA GTGATTGAGGAGCCGTCCCTGATTGGCCAGTCTTCTATGAGCCGTTCCTTGCTGCAGGCAGTTGTGGATGAGGTCAAACCTCCTCTGATGTTCAATTCCACCAGAGGCCCTTGCATCATGCTCTGGGCTCAGAATCTAAACGTCAGCTTTAGTGACAAGGAATGGATTGATCTCGGGCCATCGACCTTTGCTTCTGGTGGCTCTGTGAGCACGTCTGGGTCCTTCTGTAATGAAACCAACTCGCA GCTTGTCCTTGATTATGGGAGTTCTGTTTCACCTTACAATCCCTTCCGTCTCAT CTTCTCCATGAGCCAGCGGCGCTATCCTGTGTCTGCACGGAACTGGTTCACCCTGGACACTGTGGAGTTGGTATTCAACACCCAAACAGCCACCTACAATGGCAGCCACGGAATCTATGCCCCGGCAGAGTACTCTTTCCACTGCCAGAATGTCAACAACTTCCGCAATGCACTTCTAGTGCCCCGCACTCAGAATGCCAACCAGTGGAGAATCCTCTTCACTGACTTCCAG ATCCAAGGCTTCAGCATACTGAACGGGACAACAGATTTCTCCTATGCCAGTGACTGTGCTGGCTTCTTCACACCAGGGATCTGGATGGGCCTGATCACCTCTCTGCTGATGCTGTTGATTCTCACCTACGGCCTGCACATGATCATGCAGCTACGCTCCATGGACCGCTTTGACGATCCTAAAGGCCCCTCCATCTCAGTGCCTCAGTCAGAGTAA